The following are encoded in a window of Gordonia sp. KTR9 genomic DNA:
- a CDS encoding transposase, which produces MAAPRKYSEELKDRATRMACEARRDPDSSRGAIKRIADQLGVHPEALRNWVRQAEIDGGVRPGTTSEDADRIAALERENRELRRANTILKQASAFFAAEIDRPQR; this is translated from the coding sequence ATGGCAGCACCACGCAAGTACAGTGAGGAACTCAAGGACCGGGCCACCCGGATGGCATGTGAAGCGCGACGAGATCCCGATTCGTCGAGAGGTGCGATCAAGCGGATCGCCGATCAGCTCGGAGTCCATCCCGAGGCGTTGCGCAATTGGGTTCGTCAGGCCGAGATCGACGGCGGGGTCCGCCCGGGCACCACGAGTGAGGACGCTGACCGCATCGCGGCGTTGGAGCGGGAGAACCGTGAACTGCGGCGAGCGAACACGATCTTGAAGCAGGCTTCGGCTTTCTTTGCGGCGGAGATCGACCGCCCACAGCGCTGA
- a CDS encoding IS3 family transposase: MEFVAAHRDEHGVDPICAALRDTSAQIAPSTVRAHLSPQKTEAPRVVRDRELLTQVRAVHADNLGVYGARKVHAQLRRQGHSAARCTVERLMKADGLQGIARLKTRKTTRSEGAETPRPADRVNRQFTAAAPNALWVADLTYIRTHSGWVYAAFVLDVFSRMVVGWQVSTTMHTDLALDALNMGLWARSRAGHDVAGLIHHSDRGVQGGFNWSSQHHDHGGVCGGYGGLESEDQRCGGRCSSAVAC, from the coding sequence GTGGAGTTCGTCGCGGCTCACCGCGATGAACACGGAGTCGATCCGATCTGTGCGGCATTGCGCGATACGTCCGCCCAGATCGCTCCGTCCACGGTACGAGCCCACCTGAGCCCCCAGAAGACCGAGGCGCCTCGTGTGGTGCGTGACCGGGAGCTCCTTACCCAGGTCCGCGCGGTGCATGCCGACAACCTCGGCGTCTACGGTGCCCGCAAGGTGCATGCCCAATTGCGCAGACAGGGCCATAGTGCTGCCCGCTGCACCGTCGAGCGATTGATGAAAGCCGACGGGCTGCAAGGGATAGCGAGACTCAAGACACGCAAGACCACGCGCAGCGAGGGAGCTGAAACACCCCGGCCGGCTGACCGGGTCAACCGTCAGTTCACCGCGGCGGCACCGAACGCGTTGTGGGTGGCGGACCTGACCTACATCCGCACCCACTCGGGCTGGGTGTACGCGGCGTTCGTCCTGGACGTGTTCTCGCGGATGGTCGTCGGCTGGCAGGTCTCGACCACCATGCACACCGACCTCGCCCTCGACGCCCTGAACATGGGATTGTGGGCACGGTCGCGTGCCGGCCACGACGTGGCCGGGCTGATCCACCACTCCGACCGCGGAGTGCAAGGCGGATTCAACTGGTCGTCGCAACACCATGATCATGGAGGTGTTTGCGGTGGCTACGGCGGACTGGAGTCGGAGGACCAGCGATGTGGCGGTAGGTGTTCGTCGGCAGTGGCGTGCTGA